The nucleotide sequence GGTCACTTAAAATCGGCCAGTTATGTTACGAGGACTCTCACTAGCCATTGCCTAGAACACATCCTACTGCACTTGCCATCATAAAACCTACGACAgtgaaaacaacagcagcaagatGGCCACAGTGAGACAGGACAAGCAACACTGTTTCACAACAGTCCAGTCGCACCAGCTTCTGAACACCTTGACATCGCATGAGCTTGAGTATGTGGATGCACAGGAAACCTCCCAGAGTTTAAAACAAAACGAGATGACAATAAATAACAGTAACAGtcacttaaaacaaaaaataaaaaaacccatcaaAATCAAAACTCAAAGAGGGTGAGGACGTCGtgcggaaaaaaacaaacacgacAAAACGAAACTTATCAGTCGTACTAGTCAACTAGTAGTCGGTGACAAAACAGAAGCATCGCAACCGCAATCGGGTCAGTAAGCACAGCGGTagcgctgggggtgggggggtttcgATGCGTTTGGAAAAGGCTGTCGTAACCCCTGACCCTCTTATCTCACACTGCAAGGGGTCCGCTGGGGGCCTCGGGacccggggcccggggcccggggccagAGTCCGCCCTTCGTCGCAAAGGGGAGGGAGCGGAAGCCAGCGGAACACAAACGGCGACGGACGACCTTCGATTCCCGCCCTCACCACCACGTGATCTTGAACTCGTAGATGGGCCTCTTGCAGTAGTAGTGGTTGATGAGGTGCTTGTCGCACACGCCGATGCACTGCTGGTCGGCGGTGATGCCGCGCTCCGCCAGGTCGCTCACGATGCAGTGCAGCAGGTCGTAGACGTCGGCCACCGCCTCCCAGGGCCCGAAAGACACGTCCACCTCGCAGTGGTGCTCGAACAGCTTGGCCTCGCTCTCCGAGCGCTCGAAGCGCAGCGAGTTGAAGAGCGGCCGCTCGTAGGGCGTGATGGGCATCTCCTCCTTGTAGACGCAGATCTTCAGCTTGGCGAAGCGCGCCTTCCGCTGCATGGCCCGCAGCTTGGCGATCTCCACGATGCGCTCCAGATTGTCTGCGGGTCAGAGGCGCGGACCGATCAGGGGCCTAGACCAATCCGTGGCCAATCGGCCGGCCTACTTCAATTGCTGTGCGAGGCCCTGAGTCAACACTTTAAAAATGGAATATTGAAAATGGTACTAAAAgatagctttttaaaaagatgttctTGTTTTTCATCCGTCCTACAATGCTCATGTGCACAGTTGCATATAGCATCGTCGGGCAGACGCAAAACAAGAACAATTCACAAATTAAACCATATTAAAGGAAGACCAATGgtcaaactgtgtttttaaaagtaagttAAGACATCTAGGTGTAAGATATAGCATTGTTGGGCGAATGCAAAACAAGAACAGTTCACAGATTAAACCATATTAAAGGAAGACCAATGgtcaaactgtgtttttaaaagtaagttAAGACATCTAGGTGTAAGGCTACAGGTATGCACATATGTGTCTCACCTTTATAGTAGGGCAGGAGGTCAAGGAAAGCTTGGCGCACCTTCTCCCCGGTGAGTGGCTGAGTGTCCTCCAGGCTGTCGAGCAGGGGCCCGATGGCATAGTACTGGGCCTCCCTGTGCACGGCTCTCACATGCTCCCTCTGGGGcaactccccctccctcaggaAGTTCAGGATATCCCTAAAACCagcagcacacgcacacacacacacaaacaaacacatgcacccatccacacacaaacaaacacatgcacccatccacacacataatCGAACACACAAAcgaacatacgcacacacatatattctgTGATTCTCTTGAGCTGTTTGACTACCCCAGCAGAAAAAACTGCAATATCTGTGGATATTGTGGACCTATATGTGGACCTTTACTTCAGTCATGTTCCATTATTCAACATGGAAACCAGCAACCGACTTCCAAGCAAAAATCTTGTCATACAGTAACAAAATTTTGACAGGAACAAAATATATAACCACAACAGCTGGATAAAATATacttacattaaaatacagtaatGAACTACATAATACTGCTTTGTTtgaattatgttattttatggaATAAAATATGCTATCATAGAActgcttcttttcttcttcttttttttaacttagttttccttttctttcacaCGCATAGTGTAACACAAATATAGCAATATTATATATTTGAGATGATTGTTCTAATGGGCCATGGACGTTTCATTGTAATTTTTAGTCCACATCACCAGCCCCTTAATTTGATTCGCTAATTTTTATGCCGGCTAGTGAGTTGGGGGGACACACCCGAAATACGCTCCGTCTCGATCGATGAAGAAGCGGCCCTCGGCGTCGCGGGGGATGTGGTGGCGCCCGCTGAACATGGCCGCCAGCATGGTGTCCTCGTAGCGACGCAACGTGGACAGACGCGTGGTGAAGTACGTGCCGCCGACGTTCAAGGGGACGACCTCGGGGAACTACAGGTGATGGACAAAAGCTTCTTTGCATTCATCCCATGATATTTGAATGTCAGCGTGTAGATGAGGATCTAAATCcaactttcactttcacacacacctttttttttattttggtaacATGTTTAGCATGACTGTACAGCACATAGGCTCAGACCATTACTGCACCATTGAGGTCTTATGGGAGAGTCACAACCCCAAGAGGGCTTGCAAAGGGAATGCATAATTAATGCAGTAAATGAGTTCTGGACTGGAACGATATGTTAAACATCTGTGGCACTGTTGTTAGGGCTAAAAATGTATGCAACAAGCAGACACACTCAAGATTTGCTCTTCATTTTACAATTAGATCACAATTAGATACCCAACACAGAGAACCTACTGAAGAGGGCAAGTAAGAGTTCTTCGGAAGGTGTCAAAAAAGTACAAGATCTTTAGCACATCCAGTTAGAATATAAACACCGAAAACTAAAGAGCGCACATAGATAATAAGGGACTTCGGGTTGGATCTGCGCTAATTCCGGGCCTTCACCATCAGAACTGACTGAGGGACCAGAACCGGTGCAGTTCCAGCCCGGGGTCGTTTGCTATCCGGACGGTGGCGATACGTTTGTAGCGAACAGCTTTTCTCTGAGCGTCTTAACATAGATGTTTCGGTCATGCCGTTACACTCCATTCTTAGCAACTTAAAGTGATTACTCCTTGGGTTTTAAACAAATTATGCCCCCAATCTTGACAGGACGCCTTGGGATCACCAGCAGAACAGCTTTCAGTATGAGCACAAGCTCCACCAGACACGCTTAAAGAAGGTCAGTCTCGTGCATGCGAAGGATGACAGGCGAGTGATGTAAACCAATTAGAACAGGGAGAATATTCTACTAAGTGTCATATTGGACCAATCAGATTTAAGTAAACGGGAAGAAGAAGGCGTGTGTAATTCATCTGTTGCCCATGGAGACAATTCCATATATCAATGGGGGTTCGAAGACGTGGGAAAACTAAGGTGAAAATATCCGTAGAATACAAGCTTTTGCAAATAAATCGAAAACTCCATGTGTATATAACATTGAAGTACAGCACAATACCCTTGCCCCATTTGTAAACGCTAGCTTCCTTCAGTTGCACAGCTAACTAGCTAAGttacatacacaaacaacatCATCCGCCCTGCAACCTCCTTACCTCCTGGGACGCGTTAAGTGTACGAAGAGGCTTGCCCAGGTTTAAATTGGGAATGGCAGGCTTTCGGAAATCGTCCTCCGCAGAATCCGAACTCGACATCGCATCGCCTGGTTTGTCGGTCTCGGTCTGGGCCGAAAATACCACCATCACTCTGGGATGTGGGATCGCTCGCCTCTCCTGTGCGAACCTCCTTACCCGTGAAGCAGGCGCAGGGACGGGGCTGGAGGTATTGCAGGAAAGCGGTCGTTCTCCGTTAGAAGCTTCGTCAGATCCATACTgctgcatgcacaaacaccagAAGCACTGACAATTGTCTGCTAAACGGAATCCGACTGTGATAACCACGGGAATTCCAGGTTCGTTAGGGCAGGGTGACAGAGGAACACTGACATCAAACTAGGGGTGGGACTTGACGACTGCTGTGAAGTGTACACATTAATATTGCTCTGTGCCCTACTGTATCTGGGCTATCGCTAGCGCCCTCTGACACGCTGTAGTACGGCAGCCTGTGCAGATCTGTGATGTACGCTACGTGCCTCGCGCAGAGTGCAGCTTGTGATTTGAGTGTTGGAATTCTGCGAGTAGGTCCCGTCGTTTGAACGTAGCCTAATATGCAGGTACTATCAAACACATGCCAGACGCCAGGTGAAAATGTATTGGTGAACGCGGGCAGGGCATGGCTAAGTTGTCATCACG is from Anguilla anguilla isolate fAngAng1 chromosome 9, fAngAng1.pri, whole genome shotgun sequence and encodes:
- the kctd7 gene encoding BTB/POZ domain-containing protein KCTD7 isoform X3, which produces MQQYGSDEASNGERPLSCNTSSPVPAPASRFPEVVPLNVGGTYFTTRLSTLRRYEDTMLAAMFSGRHHIPRDAEGRFFIDRDGAYFGDILNFLREGELPQREHVRAVHREAQYYAIGPLLDSLEDTQPLTGEKVRQAFLDLLPYYKDNLERIVEIAKLRAMQRKARFAKLKICVYKEEMPITPYERPLFNSLRFERSESEAKLFEHHCEVDVSFGPWEAVADVYDLLHCIVSDLAERGITADQQCIGVCDKHLINHYYCKRPIYEFKITWW
- the kctd7 gene encoding BTB/POZ domain-containing protein KCTD7 isoform X2, giving the protein MVVFSAQTETDKPGDAMSSSDSAEDDFRKPAIPNLNLGKPLRTLNASQEFPEVVPLNVGGTYFTTRLSTLRRYEDTMLAAMFSGRHHIPRDAEGRFFIDRDGAYFGDILNFLREGELPQREHVRAVHREAQYYAIGPLLDSLEDTQPLTGEKVRQAFLDLLPYYKDNLERIVEIAKLRAMQRKARFAKLKICVYKEEMPITPYERPLFNSLRFERSESEAKLFEHHCEVDVSFGPWEAVADVYDLLHCIVSDLAERGITADQQCIGVCDKHLINHYYCKRPIYEFKITWW
- the kctd7 gene encoding BTB/POZ domain-containing protein KCTD7 isoform X1 — encoded protein: MQQYGSDEASNGERPLSCNTSSPVPAPASRVRRFAQERRAIPHPRVMVVFSAQTETDKPGDAMSSSDSAEDDFRKPAIPNLNLGKPLRTLNASQEFPEVVPLNVGGTYFTTRLSTLRRYEDTMLAAMFSGRHHIPRDAEGRFFIDRDGAYFGDILNFLREGELPQREHVRAVHREAQYYAIGPLLDSLEDTQPLTGEKVRQAFLDLLPYYKDNLERIVEIAKLRAMQRKARFAKLKICVYKEEMPITPYERPLFNSLRFERSESEAKLFEHHCEVDVSFGPWEAVADVYDLLHCIVSDLAERGITADQQCIGVCDKHLINHYYCKRPIYEFKITWW